From Streptomyces sp. CMB-StM0423, a single genomic window includes:
- the rpmE gene encoding 50S ribosomal protein L31: MKRDIHPEYVETQVSCTCGNSFTTRSTVTSGTIRADICSACHPFYTGKQKILDTGGRVARFEARFGKQAAAKK, encoded by the coding sequence TTGAAGCGCGACATCCACCCGGAGTACGTGGAGACCCAGGTGAGCTGCACCTGTGGTAACTCCTTCACCACCCGGAGCACCGTCACCTCCGGCACCATCCGCGCGGACATCTGCTCCGCGTGCCACCCGTTCTACACGGGCAAGCAGAAGATCCTCGACACCGGTGGCCGCGTGGCCCGCTTCGAGGCCCGCTTCGGCAAGCAGGCCGCGGCGAAGAAGTAG